The following coding sequences lie in one Methanothermobacter sp. MT-2 genomic window:
- a CDS encoding putative HTH-type transcriptional regulatory protein MTBMA_c13530, with translation MNVMKREEILQELYDLLANHGFRISHIYERSCFDLLARKKLLLLLLKVLVNIDAINSLQAHEIKKVAYTFLAAPLIIGLKSKTDYLEEDVVYERHGIPVIALKTLKNMIIEGHHPEVFADRGGYYVQIDGDTLREVREEYNMSLKDLADLAHVSRETIYKYENGIVRASPETAMILEEILNIKIILSIDLFKTPGIDKDIVENSSDKRAEKLAELGFGVIQTQKAPFDALAKERKFENTVITDLEKNRDPRTLKRMAVPLKDISLITGSDAVFILKNPKIKESFEGIPVIKDWEIDEIESSKEFLKIIGERKGYN, from the coding sequence TTGAACGTTATGAAAAGGGAGGAAATACTCCAAGAATTATATGATCTGCTCGCAAACCATGGTTTTAGAATATCCCATATTTATGAGAGGAGCTGTTTTGACCTTCTAGCAAGGAAGAAACTCCTACTACTCCTACTAAAAGTACTCGTTAATATCGATGCTATTAATAGTTTACAAGCTCATGAAATAAAAAAGGTTGCCTACACCTTCCTCGCAGCACCCCTTATCATAGGCCTGAAATCCAAAACAGACTACCTTGAAGAAGACGTGGTATATGAAAGACATGGCATACCAGTCATAGCCCTTAAAACATTGAAGAATATGATTATAGAAGGCCACCACCCAGAAGTGTTCGCTGACAGGGGAGGCTATTATGTTCAGATTGATGGTGACACCCTAAGAGAGGTTAGAGAAGAATATAATATGTCACTTAAGGATCTTGCAGATCTGGCCCATGTATCAAGGGAGACCATTTACAAGTATGAGAATGGTATTGTAAGAGCTTCACCTGAAACTGCAATGATACTCGAAGAAATACTAAACATAAAAATAATACTTTCAATTGATCTTTTCAAGACCCCCGGGATTGATAAGGATATCGTGGAAAATAGCTCGGATAAACGGGCTGAGAAACTTGCTGAATTAGGCTTTGGGGTGATCCAAACCCAAAAAGCGCCATTCGACGCCCTTGCCAAGGAGAGGAAATTCGAGAATACGGTTATAACAGATCTTGAAAAGAATAGGGATCCTCGAACCCTTAAGAGGATGGCGGTTCCCTTAAAGGACATATCATTGATCACGGGATCGGATGCTGTTTTCATATTAAAGAATCCCAAGATCAAGGAATCCTTTGAGGGCATACCAGTGATCAAAGATTGGGAGATAGATGAAATAGAAAGCTCAAAGGAATTCCTAAAGATAATAGGCGAAAGAAAAGGATACAATTAA
- a CDS encoding A1AO ATPase, subunit D, with the protein MAQEIIEGINPTRMELLKLKQREKLAVKGYNLLKEKRNALIMEFFNILERVRGARERVEEKLKEAFEDLTEAQIMMGDMAVNKAAMAVKEFIKVDIDSRNIMGVVVPVIEIESTERSMVERGYGLVDTSVKLDEAAKKFEESVSLIVELGEIEKSVRLLAGEIESTKRRVNALEHIIIPRLQNTVSYIEMRLEEMERENFVRLKMIKESMEME; encoded by the coding sequence ATGGCGCAAGAGATAATTGAAGGGATCAACCCAACAAGAATGGAGCTTCTAAAACTTAAACAGAGGGAGAAGCTCGCTGTCAAGGGCTACAACCTATTAAAGGAGAAAAGAAACGCTCTTATCATGGAATTCTTCAACATCCTAGAGAGGGTTAGAGGGGCTCGTGAAAGAGTCGAGGAGAAATTAAAGGAGGCATTCGAGGACCTGACAGAAGCGCAGATAATGATGGGTGACATGGCCGTTAACAAGGCTGCTATGGCCGTTAAAGAGTTTATCAAGGTCGATATAGACTCTAGGAATATAATGGGTGTTGTTGTCCCGGTGATAGAAATAGAATCAACAGAAAGATCCATGGTCGAAAGAGGCTATGGTCTAGTAGATACTTCAGTTAAACTTGACGAGGCTGCTAAGAAGTTCGAGGAATCAGTGTCCCTCATAGTAGAATTGGGGGAGATTGAAAAGAGTGTAAGGTTGCTTGCAGGGGAGATAGAATCCACAAAAAGGAGAGTTAACGCACTTGAACATATAATAATACCAAGACTTCAGAATACAGTAAGTTACATTGAGATGCGGTTAGAGGAGATGGAAAGAGAGAACTTCGTGAGATTGAAGATGATTAAAGAATCCATGGAGATGGAGTAA
- a CDS encoding A1AO ATPase, subunit A, translating into MIKKGKIIKVAGPVIIAEGMRGTQMYEMVRVGEEKLIGEIIELEGDTATVQVYEETTGIKPGETVESTGGSLSVELGPGIIGAIFDGIQRPLENIKILTGDYIQRGVDVPPIPKDKKWEFKPLAEPGQKVQGGDIIGEVQETSAVSHKIMVPPNISGTLKSIEPQGEYTVLEDIAEIETETGTQKIQMMQKWPVRKARPYKKKLDPDIPLITGQRAQDTFFPVAKGGTATIPGPFGSGKTVTQQQLAKWADADIIVYVGCGERGNEMTEVLKDFPELEDPKTGKPLMDRTVLIANTSNMPVAAREACVYTGITIAEYFRDMGYDVALMADSTSRWAEAMREISGRLEEMPGEEGYPAYLASRLAQFYERAGRVITVGTEDKVASVSIVGAVSPPGGDFSEPVTQNTLRICKVFWALDASLADKRHFPAIDWLQSYSLYIDSIETWWAKKVDPEWRTIRDNAMALLQKEAELQEVVQLVGPDALPDRERITLETTRMIREDFLQQNAYHEVDTYCSPEKQLKMLKTIMKFHENATEALERGAPAADLVNLPVKEEIGRMKYIPEDEFDERIKEIEERIVQQCNEVLR; encoded by the coding sequence ATGATAAAAAAAGGAAAAATTATTAAAGTCGCAGGTCCCGTCATCATCGCGGAAGGAATGAGAGGAACACAAATGTATGAAATGGTAAGAGTAGGCGAAGAAAAACTAATAGGAGAAATCATCGAACTTGAAGGCGACACAGCCACCGTCCAAGTTTACGAAGAAACAACAGGAATCAAACCAGGAGAAACAGTAGAAAGCACAGGCGGATCCCTCTCAGTAGAACTAGGACCCGGGATCATAGGCGCAATCTTTGACGGAATACAAAGACCACTAGAAAACATCAAAATACTCACCGGGGACTACATACAAAGAGGCGTTGACGTACCACCCATCCCCAAAGACAAAAAATGGGAATTCAAACCACTAGCAGAACCCGGACAAAAAGTACAAGGCGGAGACATCATCGGAGAAGTCCAAGAAACATCAGCAGTATCACACAAAATCATGGTACCACCAAACATTTCAGGAACACTGAAAAGCATAGAACCACAAGGAGAATACACAGTACTAGAAGACATAGCAGAAATAGAAACAGAAACAGGCACCCAGAAAATCCAGATGATGCAAAAATGGCCAGTCAGAAAAGCAAGACCATACAAGAAAAAACTAGACCCAGACATACCCCTCATAACAGGCCAAAGAGCACAGGACACATTCTTCCCAGTAGCGAAAGGTGGAACAGCAACAATACCAGGACCATTCGGATCAGGCAAAACCGTAACCCAACAACAACTAGCCAAATGGGCCGACGCAGACATAATAGTCTATGTAGGATGTGGAGAGAGAGGCAATGAAATGACAGAAGTACTAAAAGACTTCCCAGAACTCGAAGACCCAAAAACAGGAAAACCGCTCATGGACAGGACAGTGCTCATAGCAAACACCTCAAACATGCCAGTAGCCGCAAGGGAAGCTTGCGTATACACAGGCATAACCATAGCCGAATACTTCAGAGACATGGGATACGACGTCGCCCTCATGGCAGACTCAACATCAAGATGGGCAGAAGCCATGAGAGAAATCTCAGGCCGACTCGAAGAAATGCCCGGAGAGGAAGGCTACCCAGCATACCTCGCCTCAAGGCTAGCACAATTCTATGAAAGAGCTGGCAGAGTCATAACAGTCGGAACAGAAGACAAAGTAGCATCAGTATCAATAGTAGGAGCAGTATCCCCACCAGGAGGAGACTTCTCAGAACCCGTTACACAAAACACTCTAAGAATATGTAAAGTATTCTGGGCACTTGACGCTTCACTCGCAGACAAAAGACACTTCCCAGCCATAGACTGGCTCCAAAGCTACTCACTCTACATAGACAGCATAGAAACATGGTGGGCTAAAAAAGTCGACCCAGAATGGAGGACAATAAGAGACAATGCAATGGCCCTACTACAAAAAGAAGCCGAACTCCAAGAAGTAGTCCAACTTGTAGGACCCGACGCACTACCAGATAGGGAAAGAATAACCCTCGAGACCACAAGGATGATACGCGAAGACTTCCTCCAACAAAACGCCTACCACGAAGTCGACACCTACTGTTCACCAGAAAAACAATTAAAAATGCTTAAAACCATAATGAAATTCCATGAAAATGCAACAGAAGCACTAGAAAGAGGAGCCCCAGCAGCAGACCTTGTGAACTTGCCAGTGAAAGAAGAAATTGGACGTATGAAATACATACCTGAAGATGAGTTTGATGAAAGAATCAAAGAAATCGAAGAAAGGATCGTCCAACAATGTAATGAGGTGTTAAGATGA
- a CDS encoding phosphoenolpyruvate carboxylase codes for MKIPRCMSTQHPDNVNPPFFASSPLLTGEDEIKEAYYVFSHFGCDEQMWDCEGKEVDNYVVKKLLANYKSFFQENVLGKDCRLTLRVPNPTVEREEAKILLETLESIPRSYDTATLFYGMEIAPVFEVILPMTSSSNSLNRIYNYYRRFVVGKQDFSLGDVTIKEWIGEFKPETINVIPLFEDREGMLTAATITREYLDGKDINHQRVFLARSDPSMNYGIISAIILNKIALYDFKKIEEETGIKIYPIIGMGSAPFRGSLTPSNVDNVIKEYPSTYTFTLQSSFKYDHPPREVIKAVDKLKSKKPGKAQEIDVEVAVKIMEKYCREYRRQVLKLADIINRVSKYVPRRRKRKLHIGLFGYSRSIGKVSLPRAITFTAALYSIGVPPEILGFSAFSEKDLEYLHEIYINFEGDMLDALKYINPDSPYLDEDLYWRIKEHFDIEINEKHKRLVDDINQSLSLNKPSMIQDRIVETASLRKFLG; via the coding sequence ATGAAGATCCCAAGGTGTATGAGCACACAACATCCAGATAATGTGAACCCTCCATTCTTCGCCTCAAGTCCACTTCTTACAGGAGAAGATGAGATAAAAGAAGCATATTATGTATTCTCCCATTTTGGATGTGACGAGCAAATGTGGGATTGTGAAGGCAAAGAAGTTGACAATTATGTTGTGAAAAAACTCCTCGCGAATTATAAATCATTCTTCCAAGAAAACGTGCTCGGAAAGGATTGTAGATTAACTCTAAGAGTTCCTAACCCTACAGTGGAGCGAGAAGAGGCGAAGATACTCCTTGAAACCCTCGAAAGCATACCCCGTTCATATGATACAGCAACATTATTCTATGGAATGGAAATAGCCCCAGTATTCGAAGTTATACTACCCATGACATCCTCTAGCAATTCGCTTAATCGCATCTACAATTATTATAGAAGGTTTGTTGTAGGAAAACAAGACTTCTCACTTGGGGACGTGACAATAAAAGAATGGATAGGAGAATTCAAACCAGAAACAATAAATGTAATACCACTATTCGAAGACCGCGAGGGAATGTTAACCGCGGCCACCATAACCCGAGAATATTTGGATGGGAAAGATATCAACCACCAAAGAGTGTTCCTGGCACGTTCAGACCCCTCCATGAATTATGGGATAATATCCGCCATTATACTTAATAAGATCGCCCTTTACGATTTCAAAAAAATCGAGGAGGAAACAGGGATAAAAATATATCCTATTATAGGAATGGGCTCAGCGCCTTTCAGAGGAAGCCTAACACCATCCAATGTAGATAACGTCATAAAAGAATATCCCAGCACTTATACATTCACATTACAGTCATCTTTCAAATATGATCATCCACCACGAGAGGTCATAAAAGCCGTTGACAAGTTAAAATCAAAAAAGCCCGGTAAAGCACAGGAAATAGATGTCGAAGTTGCAGTGAAAATCATGGAAAAATATTGTAGAGAATATCGTCGCCAAGTCCTAAAACTTGCAGATATCATAAATCGAGTGTCCAAATATGTGCCAAGAAGGAGGAAAAGGAAGCTCCACATAGGATTGTTCGGGTATTCAAGGAGCATAGGGAAAGTTTCACTTCCAAGGGCCATAACCTTTACCGCAGCCCTTTATTCCATTGGGGTGCCCCCTGAGATCCTCGGTTTCAGCGCATTCTCTGAAAAGGATTTGGAATACCTCCATGAAATTTACATAAATTTTGAAGGGGACATGTTAGATGCCTTAAAGTATATTAACCCTGATTCACCTTACTTGGACGAGGATTTATACTGGAGAATCAAGGAACATTTTGATATAGAAATTAATGAAAAACATAAACGTTTAGTTGATGATATAAACCAGAGTTTGTCACTTAATAAGCCGAGCATGATCCAGGATAGGATAGTGGAAACTGCGAGTTTAAGAAAATTCCTCGGATAA
- a CDS encoding A1AO ATPase, subunit B, producing MKVDIKTREYTTVSEVSGPLMIVEGVEGAAYGEIVEIETPTGERRRGQVLEVREDIAVVQVFEGTSDLNTETTKIRFTGETAKIGVSMDMLGRIFDGTGKPIDGGPEIIPEKELDINGFPINPSARAFPAEFIQTGISTIDGMNTLVRGQKLPIFSGSGLPHNELAAQIARQAKVLTEESEFAVIFTAMGITHEEANYFMRDFEQTGALERVTVFMNLADDPAIERIITPRMALTTAEYFAFEHDMHVLVILTDMTNYCEALREISAAREEVPGRRGYPGYMYTDLASIYERAGRIIGKKGSITQMPILVMPQDDITHPIPDLTGYITEGQVVLSRELHRKGIYPPVDVLPSLSRLMSGGIGEGRTREDHSGVSDQLYSAYAEGRDLRDLVAVVGEEALTDRDRKYLQFADEFEKRFINQERDEDRSIEETLTLGWELLSILPRAELKRVAEEHIDKYLPKGE from the coding sequence ATGAAAGTAGATATTAAAACCCGAGAATACACCACAGTAAGTGAAGTATCAGGGCCCCTCATGATCGTGGAAGGCGTTGAAGGAGCAGCATACGGAGAAATCGTTGAAATAGAAACACCAACCGGCGAAAGAAGAAGGGGCCAGGTACTTGAAGTGCGGGAAGATATCGCCGTCGTGCAAGTATTTGAGGGCACAAGCGACCTTAACACTGAAACAACAAAAATACGCTTCACAGGAGAAACAGCAAAAATAGGCGTCTCCATGGACATGCTAGGCCGTATATTCGACGGTACAGGAAAACCAATAGATGGTGGCCCAGAGATCATCCCAGAAAAAGAACTTGACATTAACGGTTTCCCAATAAACCCATCAGCACGAGCATTCCCAGCAGAGTTCATCCAGACAGGTATATCAACAATTGACGGTATGAACACCCTGGTTAGGGGACAGAAACTACCGATCTTCTCGGGTTCAGGATTGCCACACAATGAACTAGCAGCCCAAATCGCAAGACAAGCAAAAGTACTCACAGAAGAAAGCGAATTCGCAGTTATATTCACAGCCATGGGTATAACACACGAAGAAGCCAATTACTTCATGCGAGACTTTGAACAGACCGGTGCCCTGGAACGTGTGACAGTATTCATGAACCTTGCAGACGACCCTGCCATCGAACGTATAATCACGCCGAGAATGGCTCTTACAACAGCCGAATATTTCGCATTTGAACATGACATGCACGTGCTCGTTATATTAACAGACATGACAAATTATTGTGAAGCTTTAAGGGAGATATCAGCTGCCAGGGAAGAAGTTCCTGGTAGGAGAGGATATCCCGGTTACATGTATACCGACCTTGCAAGCATCTATGAAAGAGCAGGGCGTATAATCGGCAAAAAAGGGTCAATAACCCAGATGCCAATCCTAGTCATGCCACAAGATGATATAACGCACCCAATACCAGACCTCACAGGTTACATCACAGAAGGCCAGGTTGTGCTAAGCCGCGAACTCCACCGAAAGGGTATATACCCCCCAGTGGATGTTCTACCATCCCTATCAAGGCTCATGAGCGGTGGAATAGGTGAAGGAAGAACCAGAGAAGATCACAGTGGCGTTTCAGACCAACTATATTCTGCATATGCAGAAGGTCGAGACCTCCGCGACCTCGTGGCCGTGGTCGGTGAAGAAGCATTAACTGACAGGGACCGTAAATACTTGCAATTTGCTGATGAATTCGAAAAAAGATTTATAAACCAGGAACGCGACGAAGACAGATCAATCGAAGAGACTTTAACCCTTGGCTGGGAGCTTCTAAGCATATTACCACGCGCAGAACTCAAGAGAGTGGCCGAGGAACACATAGACAAATACCTGCCAAAAGGGGAATAA
- a CDS encoding tRNA(Ile2) 2-agmatinylcytidine synthetase TiaS, producing MLHVGIDDTDSPNGMCTTYILCLIIEKLKVCGYTISGYPRLIRLNPFAPNKTRGNGAVSFKIEVREIEEANKIKEIVLSFVSRFSELQNEDTNPGVVFYEGQVNDDLRKFALDAIRRILTIEDARRLADKLGAEIYEYKNGRGVIGALAAIGCPLPDKTYELIAYRSPENYGKKRKIDKDSVKKMDEETYPWTFDNIDDDYIAIEPHTPCPILYGIRGESPEILLKAHQMIKVGEKIERYCIFETNQHTDQHIQKIDNISQMKQFGCYVVSGEVKDKPRVIEGGHVFFTLKDDSGEIECAAYEPTKNFRKIIKKLRPGDKVEVFGGVGVHGTLNIEKIRIEKVKPLIIYENPICSCGKRMKSAGQGKGFKCPNCGKRLRNGEKIPRKIPRQLKEGYYEVPTCARRHLSKQLIRMGIKGKL from the coding sequence ATGTTACATGTAGGTATTGATGATACAGATTCTCCAAATGGAATGTGCACCACCTACATCTTATGTTTGATAATTGAGAAACTTAAGGTTTGCGGTTATACTATTAGTGGTTATCCTAGGTTAATAAGACTCAACCCATTCGCCCCTAACAAAACAAGGGGTAACGGGGCAGTATCATTTAAAATAGAAGTCCGGGAGATTGAAGAAGCCAATAAGATAAAGGAGATAGTTTTATCTTTTGTTTCAAGATTTTCAGAACTCCAAAATGAGGATACGAACCCTGGTGTAGTATTCTATGAAGGCCAAGTCAATGATGATTTAAGAAAATTCGCCCTCGATGCCATAAGACGAATACTAACCATAGAAGATGCAAGAAGATTAGCGGATAAACTGGGAGCCGAAATTTACGAGTACAAGAATGGTAGGGGTGTTATAGGCGCCCTTGCAGCTATTGGATGCCCTCTACCCGATAAAACCTATGAGCTTATCGCTTACCGCTCACCAGAAAATTATGGTAAAAAGAGGAAAATAGACAAGGATTCTGTTAAAAAAATGGACGAAGAAACATACCCTTGGACATTTGATAACATTGACGATGATTATATAGCCATAGAACCTCACACGCCCTGCCCAATACTCTATGGTATAAGAGGAGAATCACCCGAAATCCTACTGAAAGCCCATCAAATGATAAAAGTTGGAGAAAAAATCGAAAGATACTGCATCTTCGAAACCAACCAACATACCGATCAACACATTCAAAAAATTGACAATATATCCCAGATGAAACAATTTGGCTGTTACGTCGTCTCGGGTGAAGTGAAGGACAAGCCTCGCGTCATCGAAGGGGGCCACGTATTCTTCACACTTAAGGATGACTCTGGTGAAATAGAATGTGCTGCCTATGAACCCACAAAAAACTTTAGAAAAATAATAAAGAAGTTAAGGCCAGGTGACAAAGTGGAAGTATTTGGTGGTGTAGGAGTCCATGGGACCTTGAACATTGAAAAAATAAGAATAGAGAAGGTTAAACCTCTAATAATATATGAAAATCCTATTTGCTCTTGTGGTAAAAGGATGAAATCAGCAGGACAAGGTAAAGGGTTCAAATGTCCAAATTGTGGTAAAAGATTGAGAAATGGTGAAAAAATCCCGAGGAAAATCCCAAGACAGTTAAAGGAGGGCTATTATGAAGTTCCAACTTGTGCAAGGCGCCATCTCTCCAAACAACTTATAAGAATGGGAATAAAAGGGAAACTGTAG